The following proteins are encoded in a genomic region of Acidobacteriota bacterium:
- the can gene encoding carbonate dehydratase — translation MGNIQELLENNRNWSENVTRENPSFFANLADQQNPDYLWIGCSDSRVSANTIVGLLPGEIFVHRNVANLVNHTDMNCLSVIQFAVEVLQVDHIIVCGHYGCGGVMAAVDDERHGLIDNWLRHIRDTANLHATVLESIADPNERLNLLCQLNVVEQVQNVGETTIVQDAWERGQQLEIHGWIYGLKDGKVRDLEISISSEASLKGLRRAFLFNDKRRSADPASN, via the coding sequence GTGGGAAACATCCAAGAACTTTTAGAAAACAACCGGAATTGGTCCGAAAACGTTACACGCGAGAATCCGAGCTTTTTCGCGAATCTCGCCGACCAGCAAAATCCTGATTACCTTTGGATCGGATGCAGCGACAGCCGCGTTTCGGCAAACACCATCGTCGGCCTCTTGCCGGGCGAGATATTTGTCCATCGAAATGTCGCAAATCTCGTCAATCATACTGACATGAACTGCCTCTCGGTGATCCAGTTCGCCGTCGAGGTCTTGCAGGTCGATCACATCATAGTTTGCGGCCATTACGGCTGCGGCGGCGTTATGGCTGCGGTGGATGACGAACGGCACGGCCTGATCGACAATTGGCTGCGGCACATCCGCGATACCGCCAACCTCCATGCCACTGTGCTTGAGTCTATCGCCGACCCCAACGAACGCCTCAATCTGCTCTGCCAACTCAACGTTGTCGAACAGGTGCAGAACGTCGGCGAGACAACGATCGTTCAGGACGCATGGGAACGCGGCCAGCAGCTCGAGATTCACGGCTGGATCTACGGCCTCAAGGACGGCAAGGTCCGCGATCTTGAGATATCGATCAGCAGCGAAGCCTCATTAAAGGGCTTGCGAAGGGCTTTTCTTTTTAACGACAAACGCCGAAGTGCCGACCCTGCATCGAATTGA
- a CDS encoding PEP/pyruvate-binding domain-containing protein, whose protein sequence is MRLLATVISLFLLSTAGQAQMSRKPTPTREPAGAMSKKPDSNRNSLPKLESRNAFDSIARVYHKGTPYAMPHVMFVIDRRDKDKIYFVNSQKFRFHKDFLLATYMIPRGTEIFKAVYQDLDRRFIVGTLAWQQPVEKYTWELWEGDMASAELIKTANTAVNKAFFQKAFYKPNSIRQEDVSVNIGIDRILQDELNRNQAYLALNTGKATGRLHIIDKLDDTVEIGENEILVLKELPLTLPPVRGIIVAKPSSPLSHINILAKGWNIPNIYIKNADKLFKEYNTYWMKLDASLTDFSLERVTQAADIPRPPDEQIPPADLNTTILGPLGSMRKKDSIKYGSKSANLGEMLFKKIPGFTVPDGFTVPFYWYDKFMKENGFDEIIINLMDENDFVHNPKFRRQKLEEFRATIQKGKFDEKLKRDIIARWKTQLGGKPVFVRSSSNSEDLPNFSGAGLYSSVPNVIEEEKLIEAVKKVWASLWKFEAYEARVRNYVSQTDVYMSALIQVGVDMEKGGVMITKDPFDDRNINSVYISAVCGHNSKVVDNTGIPEQILFNPRSNSVIVMTLSQQENALAFDEKGDLKVTADKCAAGPKKRVLTDIQARALAKAAMQIKVAFGNKAQQDIEWGILGNKIYVVQSRPYIDNK, encoded by the coding sequence ATGCGTCTTTTAGCCACTGTCATTTCCCTCTTTTTGCTCTCCACCGCAGGTCAAGCTCAGATGTCGCGCAAACCGACGCCGACCCGCGAACCCGCGGGGGCAATGAGCAAAAAGCCCGATTCGAACCGCAATTCGCTGCCAAAGCTCGAATCCCGAAACGCTTTTGACTCGATCGCCCGCGTTTATCACAAGGGGACTCCGTACGCGATGCCGCACGTGATGTTCGTCATCGACCGCCGCGACAAGGACAAGATCTATTTCGTGAATTCGCAGAAATTCCGCTTTCACAAAGATTTCCTGCTCGCGACCTATATGATCCCTCGCGGCACCGAGATCTTTAAGGCCGTCTATCAGGATCTCGACCGCCGCTTTATTGTCGGCACGCTCGCGTGGCAGCAGCCGGTCGAAAAATACACCTGGGAACTCTGGGAAGGCGACATGGCTTCGGCAGAGCTGATCAAAACCGCCAACACTGCTGTAAACAAAGCGTTCTTTCAAAAGGCGTTTTACAAACCAAACTCGATCCGTCAGGAAGATGTGTCAGTGAACATCGGCATCGACCGCATCCTGCAGGACGAGCTGAACCGTAATCAGGCATATCTTGCATTGAACACAGGCAAGGCGACCGGCCGCCTTCACATAATTGACAAACTCGACGACACCGTTGAGATCGGTGAGAACGAGATCCTTGTCCTCAAGGAATTGCCGCTTACGCTTCCGCCGGTTCGCGGAATTATAGTCGCAAAGCCCTCGAGCCCGCTGTCGCATATAAATATTCTTGCGAAGGGCTGGAACATCCCGAATATCTACATCAAGAACGCCGACAAGCTGTTCAAGGAATACAACACCTATTGGATGAAGCTCGACGCTTCTCTGACCGATTTTAGCCTCGAACGTGTGACGCAGGCGGCCGACATCCCGCGGCCGCCAGACGAGCAGATACCGCCCGCTGACCTGAACACCACGATACTCGGCCCGCTCGGCTCGATGCGAAAGAAGGACAGCATCAAATACGGCTCAAAATCGGCCAATCTCGGCGAGATGCTGTTCAAAAAGATCCCCGGTTTCACCGTGCCCGACGGGTTTACCGTCCCGTTCTATTGGTACGACAAATTCATGAAGGAAAATGGTTTCGATGAGATCATTATCAACCTGATGGACGAGAACGATTTTGTCCACAACCCCAAATTCCGCCGGCAAAAGCTCGAAGAATTTCGTGCCACGATCCAGAAAGGAAAATTTGACGAGAAGTTAAAAAGGGACATCATCGCCCGTTGGAAAACACAGCTCGGCGGAAAACCGGTCTTTGTCCGCAGCTCTTCGAACAGCGAGGACCTGCCCAATTTCTCGGGTGCGGGCCTTTATTCGAGCGTGCCGAATGTCATCGAAGAAGAAAAATTGATCGAGGCCGTCAAAAAGGTATGGGCGTCGCTCTGGAAGTTTGAGGCGTACGAGGCACGCGTCCGCAATTATGTCAGCCAGACCGATGTCTACATGTCCGCACTGATCCAGGTCGGCGTAGATATGGAAAAAGGCGGCGTAATGATCACCAAGGATCCGTTCGACGACCGCAACATAAATTCCGTCTACATCAGCGCCGTTTGCGGGCACAATTCAAAGGTCGTCGATAACACCGGCATTCCCGAACAGATATTGTTCAACCCGAGGTCGAATTCGGTCATCGTCATGACGCTCTCGCAGCAGGAAAATGCGCTCGCGTTCGATGAAAAAGGCGATCTCAAGGTAACCGCAGACAAATGTGCCGCCGGGCCTAAAAAACGCGTCCTCACCGACATCCAGGCCCGTGCCCTTGCCAAAGCGGCGATGCAGATCAAGGTCGCCTTCGGCAACAAAGCTCAACAGGACATCGAATGGGGGATTCTCGGCAACAAGATCTACGTCGTCCAGTCGCGGCCGTACATCGATAATAAATAG
- the efp gene encoding elongation factor P, with the protein MAISANDIRKGMVILHEGAPVKVMEFHHHTPGNLRAMVQARLRNLLTGNSFEYRFRSNDTLEKVTLEQHKMEYLYSDGSHHHFMNSENYEQVALTEDELGDAAQWLMPSLVIEVEFYNGTPIGVALPASMELTVTRTDPNLKGATASNSNKPATLENGVTVSVPPFIEEGEKIRVNPTESKYIERVK; encoded by the coding sequence ATGGCTATTTCAGCAAACGATATCAGAAAAGGAATGGTGATCCTGCACGAAGGAGCACCCGTAAAAGTGATGGAATTTCACCATCACACGCCCGGCAATCTGCGGGCGATGGTCCAGGCACGTCTTCGCAATCTGCTTACCGGCAATTCGTTCGAGTACCGCTTTCGATCGAACGACACGCTCGAAAAGGTGACTCTCGAGCAGCATAAAATGGAGTATCTCTACTCAGACGGCTCGCACCACCATTTTATGAATTCCGAAAACTACGAGCAGGTCGCCCTGACCGAGGACGAACTCGGCGACGCAGCCCAATGGCTGATGCCGAGCCTCGTGATCGAGGTCGAGTTCTACAACGGCACGCCCATCGGCGTCGCTCTGCCGGCGTCGATGGAACTGACGGTCACCCGCACCGACCCGAATCTGAAAGGCGCGACCGCATCAAACTCGAACAAGCCCGCGACGCTTGAGAACGGCGTCACCGTCTCAGTTCCGCCGTTCATCGAAGAAGGCGAAAAAATTCGGGTAAATCCGACCGAATCGAAGTATATTGAAAGGGTAAAGTAA
- a CDS encoding DUF4349 domain-containing protein has protein sequence MKIIPSFALFLFALSISCGSGEQAATNANAYKSSGTSQPSTAAPAQSDQPATRTGSGSGNGGGGGGGRETQIAAVAGAPDATLAQSQTSQIDTAPTDRKIVRNADLNLEAESPEESQKSITSIAESKGGFVVESQQSSSDKKGTTRDTVTMTVRVPAAKFAEAVDEIRKTASRVIVETIKGDDVTEEFIDVEARLKAKKALEQQFMEIMKRANSVEDALNVQRQLGEVRSEIEKIEGRKRFLENQSSLSTIKVRIQTKAAFAANSSGFFTRLTESFSTGLDFALSFILGMVTLVVSLLPFLLFIGLPGFFLIRYLIRKLNRSNTVTVIENSTEEKPN, from the coding sequence ATGAAAATCATCCCGTCATTCGCCCTTTTTCTTTTCGCTCTATCGATCTCATGCGGCAGTGGCGAACAAGCCGCCACTAATGCAAATGCATATAAATCTTCCGGCACTTCGCAGCCGTCAACTGCGGCTCCCGCCCAGAGTGATCAACCCGCGACCAGGACGGGCAGCGGTAGCGGTAATGGTGGCGGGGGCGGTGGTGGCCGTGAAACTCAGATCGCTGCAGTGGCCGGTGCTCCAGACGCCACGCTCGCCCAATCTCAAACATCGCAGATCGACACAGCTCCGACCGACCGCAAGATCGTCCGAAACGCTGATCTCAATCTCGAAGCAGAATCTCCCGAAGAATCGCAAAAAAGTATCACGTCAATCGCCGAGAGCAAGGGCGGCTTTGTTGTCGAATCGCAGCAGAGTAGCAGCGACAAGAAAGGCACGACCCGCGACACCGTCACGATGACCGTCCGTGTTCCCGCCGCGAAATTTGCCGAGGCAGTCGACGAGATCAGAAAGACCGCGAGCCGTGTCATCGTCGAGACCATAAAAGGCGATGACGTTACCGAAGAGTTCATCGATGTCGAGGCTCGCCTCAAGGCAAAAAAAGCGCTCGAACAGCAGTTCATGGAGATCATGAAGCGGGCAAATTCAGTCGAAGACGCGCTGAATGTCCAGCGTCAACTAGGCGAGGTACGCAGCGAGATCGAGAAGATCGAGGGCCGCAAACGCTTCCTTGAGAATCAATCAAGCCTTTCGACAATAAAGGTTCGCATTCAAACGAAAGCGGCATTCGCCGCGAATTCCAGCGGTTTTTTCACTCGGCTTACCGAATCGTTTAGTACCGGCCTCGATTTTGCGTTAAGCTTTATTTTGGGAATGGTGACCTTGGTCGTGTCGCTTCTTCCCTTCTTATTGTTTATCGGCCTTCCGGGATTTTTCCTGATCCGATACTTGATAAGAAAACTGAATCGCTCAAATACGGTCACCGTGATCGAGAATTCGACCGAAGAGAAACCCAATTAA
- a CDS encoding tetratricopeptide repeat protein, translating into MKLAIIFIGAIFAASCNNAPLPVQSNNTSRTNTAASGTPQTVIAHSSENQTPSPAAPGEKAKWTQSGEPIDTKELDAAVTSAEKALAAKSSDDKLKKALAEAYYKRGVALTDARQYASALGDYRKALKHDPSKAEAKEWIEKIIMIYDGLNKSYPKEGEEPPALPFTK; encoded by the coding sequence ATGAAATTAGCAATTATCTTTATCGGCGCCATCTTTGCAGCGTCGTGCAACAACGCCCCTTTGCCGGTGCAGTCGAATAACACTTCGCGGACCAATACGGCCGCTTCCGGAACGCCGCAGACCGTCATCGCTCACAGCAGCGAAAACCAGACGCCGAGTCCCGCCGCTCCGGGCGAAAAGGCCAAATGGACCCAAAGCGGCGAGCCGATCGACACCAAGGAGTTGGATGCCGCGGTCACTTCGGCCGAAAAGGCATTGGCAGCCAAATCGTCTGACGACAAACTGAAAAAGGCCCTCGCCGAAGCTTATTACAAACGCGGCGTCGCCCTGACGGACGCCCGTCAGTATGCATCAGCCCTCGGCGATTACCGCAAAGCCTTGAAACATGACCCGTCAAAGGCCGAGGCAAAAGAATGGATCGAAAAGATCATTATGATCTACGACGGCCTCAACAAGAGCTACCCAAAAGAAGGCGAAGAACCGCCGGCACTTCCGTTCACCAAGTAA
- a CDS encoding sigma-54-dependent Fis family transcriptional regulator gives MARKSILVVDDEKNQREILETILSGEGYDVTTASSGEAAMKFVADRHFDLVLTDLKMTGMSGLDLLKQLTDFDKSIIVILLTAHGSVDSAVDAMRLGAFEYLQKPYDSENLLSTVSRALKKLTTLDAEIISVSPEMDKVKKLIVKIAKSNSTVLIRGESGTGKELIARSIHTNSLRSSETFQAVNCAAINENLLESELFGHEKGSFTGAVADKKGLFEIAHNGTLFLDEIGELDISLQAKILRALQEKQIRRVGGIRDIDVDVRVVAATNRDLLHMVEEKRFREDLYYRLNVLSIELPALRERRTDVPVLIDYFVKKHTRGTNRKITFETPARRLLEEYAYPGNVRQLESAIERAILLCENDTITIDDLPPEMTGARGTSGVSSNDLFKLPAEGVNFEEVERSLIMQAMDRTDNNITKSAKLLGLTFRTLQYRLEKFGFKKDGDGTEEADES, from the coding sequence ATGGCAAGAAAATCAATACTCGTCGTGGACGACGAGAAAAATCAACGCGAAATTTTAGAAACGATCCTTTCGGGCGAGGGCTACGACGTGACGACCGCTTCGTCGGGCGAGGCGGCGATGAAGTTTGTCGCGGACCGGCATTTTGACCTTGTTTTGACCGATCTCAAGATGACCGGCATGAGCGGGCTTGATCTGCTCAAGCAGCTCACGGATTTTGACAAATCTATCATCGTCATTTTGCTGACGGCTCACGGCTCGGTCGACTCGGCGGTGGACGCGATGCGTTTGGGAGCGTTCGAGTATCTGCAAAAGCCCTATGACAGCGAAAATCTGCTCTCGACCGTCTCGCGCGCGTTAAAGAAACTGACAACGCTGGACGCCGAGATCATTTCGGTCTCGCCCGAGATGGACAAGGTCAAAAAACTGATCGTCAAGATCGCCAAATCTAATTCGACCGTCCTAATCCGCGGCGAAAGCGGCACCGGCAAAGAGCTGATCGCGAGATCGATCCACACTAACAGCTTGCGTTCGAGCGAGACATTTCAGGCAGTAAACTGTGCCGCGATCAACGAAAATCTGCTCGAATCCGAACTCTTCGGCCACGAAAAAGGCTCATTCACCGGTGCCGTCGCCGACAAAAAAGGTTTGTTCGAGATCGCCCACAACGGCACGTTGTTCTTAGACGAGATCGGCGAACTCGACATCTCGCTGCAAGCAAAAATATTGAGAGCTTTGCAGGAAAAACAGATACGCCGCGTCGGCGGGATCCGCGATATCGACGTCGATGTCCGCGTCGTCGCCGCCACCAACCGCGACCTGCTCCACATGGTCGAGGAAAAACGATTTCGCGAGGATCTTTATTACCGTTTGAACGTCCTCTCGATCGAACTTCCCGCCCTTCGCGAACGCCGCACCGACGTTCCGGTCCTGATCGATTATTTCGTCAAAAAACATACCCGCGGTACAAACCGCAAGATCACATTCGAAACTCCCGCCCGACGCCTGCTCGAGGAATACGCCTATCCCGGCAACGTCCGCCAGCTCGAATCAGCCATCGAACGCGCGATCCTGCTCTGCGAAAACGACACCATCACCATCGACGATCTCCCGCCCGAGATGACCGGCGCACGGGGCACAAGCGGCGTGAGTTCCAACGACCTCTTCAAACTCCCCGCCGAAGGCGTCAATTTCGAAGAGGTCGAACGCAGCCTAATAATGCAGGCTATGGACCGCACCGACAACAACATCACCAAGTCGGCCAAACTGCTCGGCCTAACCTTCCGCACGCTCCAATACCGCCTCGAAAAATTTGGATTTAAGAAAGACGGAGATGGAACCGAAGAGGCTGACGAATCGTAA
- a CDS encoding glycosyltransferase family 1 protein, whose protein sequence is MSRVVLATMGSLGDLHPMLALAIELKKRGHTPVVNTWEGYREKVEGLGLEFMPLRPNVDPTDRELLRKTMDAKTGPEMVIKELIFPNLGDMYEDLAAACEGADLLINGEIVYATASLVEKTGIKWISTTLAPLSMFSCEDPNIYPTAEWLEYVRPMPAFLHRALFNVMRLSLNSWYEPYKAFRRSIGLSEDHEPIFDDKFSKLLNLALFSKAIGRPQTDWHSPTLQTGFCFFDESESGELDPNIAAFLDAGEPPIVFTLGSAAVLDARDFFEESAKAAKMLGKRALLLYGRENEPPKHLDENVAAFQYAPYSQVFSRAACVVHQAGVGTTAQVLRAGVPHLIMPYSHDQPDNAARCRRAGVAEIIGRDHYTANSAAKALTPILTDPKYRENAAALKRIVDAEHGTATACDAIEDILRK, encoded by the coding sequence ATGTCACGAGTAGTTTTAGCGACAATGGGCAGCCTCGGCGATCTGCATCCGATGCTCGCCCTCGCCATCGAACTCAAAAAACGCGGCCACACGCCCGTGGTCAATACGTGGGAAGGCTACCGCGAAAAGGTCGAGGGTCTCGGTCTTGAGTTCATGCCGCTCCGCCCAAATGTCGACCCGACCGACCGCGAACTGCTTCGCAAGACCATGGACGCCAAGACCGGCCCGGAGATGGTCATCAAGGAGTTGATCTTCCCCAATCTCGGCGATATGTACGAGGATCTCGCGGCCGCGTGCGAAGGTGCCGACCTGCTGATCAATGGCGAGATCGTCTATGCGACGGCCTCGCTCGTCGAGAAAACGGGCATTAAGTGGATATCAACAACCCTGGCTCCGCTCTCGATGTTCTCATGCGAGGACCCGAACATTTACCCGACCGCCGAATGGCTCGAATACGTGCGGCCGATGCCCGCATTTCTGCATCGTGCCCTGTTCAACGTAATGCGCTTGAGCCTGAATAGCTGGTACGAACCGTACAAAGCATTTCGCCGCAGCATCGGTTTGAGCGAAGATCACGAGCCGATCTTTGACGACAAATTTTCAAAACTGCTCAATCTCGCGTTATTCTCAAAAGCGATCGGCCGCCCGCAGACGGATTGGCACTCGCCGACGCTGCAGACCGGTTTTTGCTTCTTCGACGAGAGTGAATCCGGTGAGCTTGACCCGAACATCGCCGCGTTTCTCGACGCAGGCGAACCGCCGATCGTTTTCACACTCGGATCCGCCGCGGTTCTGGATGCCCGCGATTTCTTTGAAGAAAGTGCAAAAGCCGCAAAAATGCTCGGCAAACGTGCACTTCTGCTTTACGGCCGCGAAAACGAACCGCCGAAGCACCTCGATGAGAATGTCGCCGCGTTTCAATACGCTCCGTATTCACAGGTCTTCTCGCGGGCAGCATGTGTCGTCCATCAGGCCGGCGTTGGTACGACGGCTCAGGTACTGCGTGCCGGCGTTCCGCATCTCATCATGCCGTACAGCCACGATCAGCCGGATAATGCCGCCCGCTGCCGCCGTGCGGGTGTTGCCGAGATCATCGGCCGCGACCATTACACCGCAAATTCTGCCGCCAAAGCACTCACGCCGATCCTCACCGATCCCAAATACCGCGAGAACGCCGCCGCCCTAAAACGCATCGTCGATGCCGAGCACGGCACCGCTACCGCATGCGACGCGATCGAAGATATTTTGCGTAAATGA
- a CDS encoding 3-deoxy-D-manno-octulosonic acid transferase, translated as MFFFYSLIYTLGFILLSPRFLFDLVTGGKYASGFAQRLGWLPEFKLDTRPVLWLHCVSVGEANAARPLVESIKTNFPKNRLVISTTTKTGQKLAKEIFADSADAVFFFPFDWRFSVKKALRHYRPSVVMLMETEIWPNFIRETNHAKSRICIVNGRLSERSYTRYARFKTSMRRILGYLDLALMQTNADAKRLMELGIRASKVRVSGNLKFDHNVESTENELTEAFRSRFSISPDAPLIIAASTHQPEEKWILDAFKEVWKNAGERLPRLMIAPRHPERFAEVRALIKNSGFDWACRTEAESSRDKTAEIILLDSIGELRSAYPLAEIVLVGGSLIPHGGQSIFEPAASGRAIITGHNTANFADAVTEFLDKDALLQLDETNDSTVVAKLADAFRELLQFDEKRKTLGTNALAVMNNNRGAAERTIEYLTPLIAPISHT; from the coding sequence ATGTTCTTTTTCTACAGCCTCATATACACATTGGGATTTATACTGCTGTCGCCGAGGTTTCTCTTTGACCTTGTGACCGGCGGTAAATACGCGTCCGGATTTGCCCAACGGTTAGGCTGGCTCCCTGAATTCAAGCTCGATACGCGTCCCGTCCTTTGGCTCCACTGTGTTTCGGTTGGCGAAGCGAACGCTGCCCGGCCGCTGGTCGAGAGCATAAAAACGAACTTTCCGAAAAATCGCCTGGTCATCTCAACGACCACAAAAACAGGTCAAAAGCTCGCCAAAGAGATCTTCGCAGATTCGGCCGACGCGGTCTTTTTCTTCCCTTTTGATTGGAGATTTAGCGTCAAAAAGGCTCTCAGGCATTATCGGCCGTCGGTCGTCATGCTGATGGAGACCGAGATCTGGCCCAATTTTATTCGCGAGACAAACCACGCAAAGTCCCGCATCTGCATCGTCAACGGCCGTCTGTCCGAGCGTTCGTACACGCGATACGCCCGTTTCAAAACCTCAATGCGCCGCATCCTCGGCTATCTCGATCTGGCCTTGATGCAGACAAATGCAGATGCAAAACGCCTGATGGAACTCGGCATTCGTGCCAGCAAGGTCCGCGTCAGCGGCAATCTCAAATTTGACCACAATGTCGAATCGACGGAAAATGAACTGACCGAAGCATTTCGCTCAAGGTTTTCCATCTCGCCGGACGCTCCGCTGATAATTGCCGCCAGCACTCACCAGCCTGAGGAAAAATGGATACTCGATGCCTTTAAGGAAGTTTGGAAGAATGCCGGCGAACGACTGCCCCGTCTGATGATCGCTCCGCGGCATCCCGAGCGTTTTGCCGAGGTCAGGGCTCTGATCAAAAATTCCGGTTTCGATTGGGCCTGCCGTACCGAGGCCGAATCGTCGCGTGACAAGACCGCCGAGATCATCTTGCTGGACAGCATAGGCGAACTGCGGTCCGCCTATCCGCTTGCCGAGATCGTCCTTGTCGGCGGCAGCCTGATCCCGCACGGCGGCCAGAGTATTTTTGAGCCTGCTGCGAGCGGCAGAGCGATAATTACAGGGCACAACACAGCAAATTTTGCCGACGCCGTGACCGAGTTTTTGGACAAGGACGCCCTCTTGCAGCTCGATGAGACAAATGATTCAACCGTCGTGGCGAAACTCGCGGACGCATTCCGCGAGCTGCTCCAGTTCGATGAAAAACGCAAAACCCTCGGCACCAACGCACTCGCAGTGATGAATAACAACCGCGGTGCCGCCGAACGCACTATCGAATACCTGACGCCGCTCATCGCCCCAATTTCGCACACATGA
- a CDS encoding DUF4126 domain-containing protein: MEWFSTLSLALGSAWTSGINLYATVSVLGLLQKFGATKLPGGLDVLDNWWIIGFAIGLYLVEFFADKIPYVDSVWDVVHTFIRIPAGAIVAYAATDQLDPSIYIPAALVGGGLAFGSHGTKAALRVGANLSPEPVSNWALSIVEDVIAFVGALLAVFAPIIIMSILGIFVVAFIWFFPKIIRALMRMMRAVAAFFRGESFREVARKAG; encoded by the coding sequence ATGGAATGGTTTTCAACTTTAAGTCTCGCACTTGGCTCCGCCTGGACGTCGGGGATCAATCTCTACGCGACGGTTTCGGTTCTTGGTTTGCTCCAAAAATTTGGAGCTACCAAGCTGCCGGGCGGGCTTGATGTGCTGGACAACTGGTGGATCATAGGCTTTGCGATCGGACTTTACCTGGTCGAGTTTTTCGCCGACAAAATACCGTATGTCGACAGTGTCTGGGATGTGGTACACACCTTCATCCGCATTCCGGCCGGAGCGATCGTCGCGTACGCGGCGACCGATCAGCTCGACCCGAGCATCTACATTCCGGCCGCTCTCGTCGGCGGCGGTTTGGCATTTGGCTCGCACGGGACAAAGGCCGCACTCCGCGTCGGTGCCAATCTCTCGCCCGAGCCTGTTTCAAATTGGGCACTCTCAATTGTCGAAGACGTCATCGCATTCGTCGGGGCACTTCTGGCCGTCTTCGCACCGATCATCATCATGTCGATCCTCGGAATATTCGTGGTCGCATTCATCTGGTTTTTCCCAAAGATCATCCGGGCCCTAATGCGAATGATGCGGGCCGTCGCTGCGTTTTTTCGAGGCGAGAGTTTTCGCGAAGTAGCCCGCAAGGCAGGCTAA
- a CDS encoding HAMP domain-containing protein, which translates to MTFLNTFRGRLLLILAFLLITTLGVQYYLNLLTQRQNNDLREAQTRALVAGIAIGSNGITSSEYMQDLVKREDQTFFDDTATERIKDVIIVDNEWRIADSLNPALEPKVDENGNAVYRKLSDLTDLPRLMEASRLGEDLKQFPNNTGTGVSEDDEAHAIPIETSKGRWYVMVLLKNDKSKAAWRAAQPLVYTLGVLMVSSLITFLLVWRFSRPIADLSVAAKHVADGDLTVRVPQNHSDELGRLGGNFNEMTAELEKKRDLEAQLQQAEKSAVVGRLGSAIAHEIRNPLNYINLTLDHLRSKYAPEEAEKREKFDKLTSQLKDEVGRINSQISDFLNYSRPANANLRAVVARQIVEDSLRIVEAQAAENNIKIGVVEHENVPQILGDPEFLRSVFNNLFINAVQSMGTEGGHLSVKISPDNGFVRFEITDTGNGIPAENLSKIFEPYFSTKETGTGLGLAIVHKIVDIHNGTIEVESTEGEGTKFTVKLPKAEVDLPHRNVET; encoded by the coding sequence CGGGATCGCCATTGGCTCGAACGGAATCACGTCGAGCGAATACATGCAGGACCTCGTCAAACGCGAGGATCAGACCTTCTTTGACGACACCGCGACCGAACGCATTAAGGACGTAATAATCGTCGATAACGAATGGCGGATCGCGGACAGCCTTAATCCCGCACTTGAGCCGAAGGTCGACGAAAATGGCAATGCTGTCTATAGAAAGCTATCAGACCTGACCGATCTGCCAAGACTGATGGAGGCGAGCCGCCTCGGCGAGGATCTGAAACAGTTTCCAAATAATACGGGTACAGGCGTCAGTGAAGATGACGAGGCACACGCCATTCCGATCGAGACGAGCAAAGGCCGCTGGTATGTGATGGTGCTGCTCAAAAATGACAAGAGCAAGGCCGCCTGGCGCGCCGCACAGCCGCTTGTTTACACGCTCGGAGTGCTGATGGTTTCGTCGCTCATCACATTTTTACTCGTGTGGCGATTTTCGCGTCCCATCGCCGACCTTTCGGTCGCGGCCAAGCACGTTGCCGATGGCGACCTCACTGTTCGTGTACCGCAGAACCATAGCGATGAGCTAGGCCGGCTCGGCGGCAATTTCAATGAAATGACCGCCGAACTCGAGAAAAAACGTGATCTCGAAGCCCAACTCCAACAAGCCGAAAAAAGCGCCGTCGTGGGCCGTCTAGGTTCCGCCATCGCCCACGAGATCCGCAATCCGCTCAATTACATCAACCTGACGCTCGACCATCTGCGTTCGAAATATGCCCCCGAAGAAGCGGAAAAACGTGAGAAATTTGACAAGCTCACCTCGCAGTTAAAGGATGAGGTCGGCCGCATCAATTCGCAGATATCCGATTTTCTTAACTACTCACGACCCGCGAACGCCAACCTGCGTGCAGTGGTGGCTCGTCAGATAGTCGAAGATTCGCTCCGCATCGTCGAGGCACAGGCGGCCGAGAACAACATCAAGATCGGCGTCGTCGAACACGAAAACGTACCGCAGATACTGGGCGACCCTGAATTCTTGCGAAGCGTATTTAACAACCTTTTCATCAACGCCGTCCAGTCGATGGGCACCGAAGGAGGACATCTGAGCGTCAAAATATCGCCGGACAACGGCTTTGTCCGTTTCGAGATCACAGACACAGGCAACGGCATCCCGGCCGAAAACCTCTCAAAGATATTCGAACCGTATTTCTCAACCAAAGAAACCGGCACCGGCCTCGGCCTCGCGATCGTCCACAAAATAGTCGACATCCACAACGGCACGATCGAGGTCGAATCAACCGAGGGCGAGGGAACGAAATTTACGGTAAAATTACCGAAAGCGGAAGTAGATTTACCACATAGAAACGTAGAAACATAG